A region of Massilia sp. WG5 DNA encodes the following proteins:
- a CDS encoding VTT domain-containing protein: protein MAHDKRFDTRMPALIDWVLHLDAHLGVLAASHGTLVYAVLFAVIFIETGVVILPFLPGDSLLFVAGAMAAQGSFSWFVLAPLLIAAAIAGDAMNYAAGALMQRKMADGHRPRFIKQEYLTRTEDFFDRHGRKTIVLARFVPVVRTFAPFVAALGHMPFPSFLAYNAVGGAAWVAALLAAGYAFGNLPWVGEHLTLVMLGIVALSILPGVIGWLKERRNKDTPAKTIGDKA from the coding sequence TTGGCGCATGACAAACGCTTCGACACCCGCATGCCGGCCCTGATCGACTGGGTGCTGCACCTCGACGCCCATCTCGGCGTACTGGCGGCGAGCCACGGCACCCTGGTCTACGCGGTGCTGTTCGCGGTCATCTTCATCGAGACCGGGGTCGTGATCCTGCCTTTCCTGCCCGGCGACTCGCTGCTGTTCGTGGCCGGCGCCATGGCGGCCCAGGGCAGCTTCAGCTGGTTCGTGCTCGCCCCGCTGCTGATCGCGGCGGCCATCGCGGGCGATGCGATGAACTATGCGGCGGGCGCCCTGATGCAAAGGAAGATGGCGGACGGCCACCGGCCGCGCTTCATCAAGCAGGAATATTTGACGCGCACAGAGGACTTCTTCGATCGTCACGGCCGCAAGACCATCGTGCTGGCCCGTTTCGTCCCGGTGGTGCGCACCTTCGCGCCCTTCGTGGCCGCGCTCGGGCACATGCCCTTCCCCAGCTTCCTGGCCTACAACGCGGTCGGCGGCGCCGCCTGGGTGGCCGCGCTGCTGGCCGCCGGCTATGCCTTCGGCAACTTGCCCTGGGTGGGCGAGCACCTGACGCTGGTCATGCTCGGCATCGTCGCGCTGTCGATCCTGCCCGGCGTGATCGGCTGGCTCAAGGAGCGCCGCAACAAGGACACGCCCGCGAAAACCATCGGGGACAAGGCATGA